A region of Anopheles merus strain MAF chromosome 2R, AmerM5.1, whole genome shotgun sequence DNA encodes the following proteins:
- the LOC121589736 gene encoding CLIP domain-containing serine protease 14D-like, with the protein MLSAKGNVLTLWVASWIGLMCLSAYCTSAQISLLPQPSICGNDAPERLITSLVTQLDEAPWMALIEYWKPNGSLSYLCGGSLINERYVVTAAHCVTSLPQGWTVHRIRLGEWDLSTSEDCDHSRCNDAPIDVAVDKITVHEDYKSPSRNHRNDIALIRLDRPMPYTETIAPICLRQNGSLQTQRYRTMHSVGWIKEDFGSIGGKKLQVQQDLVDIQNCSSIYLQAGIALADTQLCVAQQKHNRIDVAGGPLMQRIAGHWYLFGVASFGARNYGTVKLPNVYTNVMEYVDWIQSNIE; encoded by the exons ATGTTATCTGCGAAAGGAAACGTATTAACGCTTTGGGTTGCATCTTGGATTGGTCTGATGTGCTTATCAGCCTACTGTACTTCAGCACAGATATCTCTGCTCCCGCAGCCTTCGATCTGTGGCAATGATGCACCAGAACGTCTCATTACTAGCCTAGTTACTCAACTCGATGAGGCCCCCTGGATGGCTTTGATCGAGTATTGGAAGCCGAACGGAAGCTTAAGCTATCTATGTGGAGGATCATTGATTAACGAGCGTTACGTCGTCACAGCTGCTCACTGCGTTACTTCACTGCCGCAAGGCTGGACAGT CCACCGGATACGGCTTGGTGAGTGGGATCTGAGCACTTCCGAGGACTGTGACCACAGCCGGTGCAACGATGCACCGATTGATGTGGCAGTTGATAAAATTACTGTTCATGAGGACTACAAATCACCGAGCAGAAATCATCGTAATGATATAGCGTTGATTCGCCTAGACCGACCGATGCCTTACACCGAAACAATTGCACCCATCTGTTTACGTCAGAATGGCTCGCTTCAAACACAACGGTACCGAACCATGCACAGCGTCGGTTGGATTAAGGAGGATTTCGGATCAATTGGCGGGAAGAAGCTACAGGTGCAACAGGACTTAGTGGATATTCAGAATTGCTCATCGATTTATCTGCAGGCTGGTATTGCCTTGGCGGACACCCAGCTTTGTGTAGCCCAGCAGAAGCACAATCGCATTGATGTCGCTGGTGGTCCATTGATGCAACGGATTGCAGGGCATTGGTATCTCTTTGGAGTGGCAAGTTTTGGGGCGCGGAACTATGGTACGGTGAAACTGCCCAACGTTTACACCAACGTGATGGAATATGTGGATTGGATTCAGAGTAACATTGAATAG